DNA from Gammaproteobacteria bacterium:
TTGTTCTATCCATTGCTGGATGCGTTCAACTATATAACGCGCTTCATCAGTTTCATTAAACGCACAATAAATATCAACGGGATCGCCATTGCCGGCTTCCGTCCATAATTCTTTACCCAACCGCCCGCTGTTATGGGCAATCAAACCATTAGCCGCACCCAGAATAGAACCCGTGGAACGATAGTTTTGTTCTAAGCGTGTGGTTTGAGTATTTTTAAAATGTTTGCTGAATTGTTGAATATTTTCAATGCGCGCACCACGCCAACCATAAATCGACTGATCATCATCACCGACCGCAAACACTTTAGTATTTGCGCCGGCCAATAATTTTAATAAAGCGTATTGAATAGTATTGGTGTCCTGAAACTCATCCACTAACAAATGCGTGAAACGCTCATGATAATGCGTCAGCAAAGCGGGGGTATCGCGTAATGTTTCTAGACATCGCAACATCAGCTCAGCAAAATCTATAACGCCCATGCGCTGACATTGTTGCTCATATTGACTGTAAATTTTTACCAACTGCCGTTGAAGCAAATCGCCATTGTCGATGATATGCGCTGCGCGCAAACCTTCATCTTTGCGTGCATTAATAAACCATTGCGCTTGCTTGGGCGGCCAGCGTGTTTCATCAAGCTCAAGATTTTTAATAATGCGTTTAATTAAACGTAACTGATCTTGCGAATCTAGAATTTGAAAAGTTTCTGGCAGCTTCGCTTCGCGCCAATGCTCCCGCAACAAACGATGCGCAATGCCATGAAAAGTACCAATCCATAAACCACGCGCTGGCATGGCTAATAAACGTTCAGCACGTTGGCGCATTTCTTGTGCGGCTTTATTAGTAAAGGTAACTGCTAATAAACTAAACGGCGACACTTGTTCAGCGGCGATTAACCACGCCATGCGATGCACTAAGACCCGCGTTTTACCGCTGCCCGCTCCGGCCAAAACTAATTGATGAATCGGTGGCGCACTGACAGCTTCACGCTGGCGTGCATTCAAATCACTGATGATGCTGGTGACGTCCATGTTATTGCGTCAACCACCAAGCTTTTAAAAATGCCGCTGCGCTGCCCATTGCTAAAATACTTAAAAATATCATCGGCAGCTGTGGCACTAATAACAATAACGCTAAGCACATAAAGCTACCGCTAACCGCCGAGGTTAACCAAAAACGTTGTTTGTTTTGACGCTGTAATTGTTTTTCAAGTTTTACAAAGTCGGGGTTGCGCAGAGTAAACGCTAATTCACCACGACCTAAATCGCGAACAATGCGATACACGCGATCAGGTAGATCTGGCAAGTGCCGCAACCAAACAGGTTTAGGGCCTGGCCATAAATCCATAAGGGTTTGGAACGCGACGCGCTCACGCATGGTTTTTTCCATAAACGGTTTAGCGGTTTTCCATAAATCCAATTCCGGATATAACTCTCGGCCCAAACCTTCGATATGCAGTAAAGTTTTTTGCAAGAGAATCAATTGCGGTTGAATCACAAAATCAAAACGCTGCACGGTTTGAAATAAACGCAATAATATTTGCGCAAAAGAAATTTCTTTTAAAGGTTTTTGAAAATTCGGCTCGCATACCGCACGAATAGCCGCTTCAAAATCTTGTACGCGCACATGGCTAGGCACCCAACCAGATTCCAAATGCAATTCAGCGACGCGCCGATAATCACGTTTAAAAAAGGCTAAAAAGTTTTCGGCTAAATAACGCTGATCATCTTCGCTCAAAGCGCCAACAATTCCAAAATCAACCGCGATGTAGCGCGGATCTGTCGGCTGACGTATATCAATAAAAATATTCCCCGGATGCATGTCGGCATGAAAAAAATTATCCACGAACACTTGCTTAAAGAAAATTTCCACGCCGCGTTCAGCCACTTTTTGTAAATCTACGCCGGCGGCTTTTAAGGCGGCAATATCATTAACTGGCACGCCGTAGACGCGCTCCATAACCAACACTTGCGGAGTTGCCCATTGCCAATAAATAGCGGGGACATACAAAGTGTTGGTGTTTTCGAAATTGCGTTTTAATTGACTGGCATTAGCAGCTTCGCGTACTAAATCTAATTCATCTAAAATAGTCCGCTCATAATCATTAATAATTT
Protein-coding regions in this window:
- the ubiB gene encoding ubiquinone biosynthesis regulatory protein kinase UbiB, producing the protein MLKPAHIIRLFTIHKILVRHGLDDIIVAIPVFRSLRVLNQLAPWNWFGKHPEPRGQRIRLALEELGPIYVKLGQTLSTRRDLLPQDIADELAQLQDNVPPFAGEVAVNIIETALHARIDSIFMEFDKQPLASASVAQVHAARLHNGDAVVVKVIRPDILNVIRHDIELLKFIARIAARYSREARRLRAVEIINDYERTILDELDLVREAANASQLKRNFENTNTLYVPAIYWQWATPQVLVMERVYGVPVNDIAALKAAGVDLQKVAERGVEIFFKQVFVDNFFHADMHPGNIFIDIRQPTDPRYIAVDFGIVGALSEDDQRYLAENFLAFFKRDYRRVAELHLESGWVPSHVRVQDFEAAIRAVCEPNFQKPLKEISFAQILLRLFQTVQRFDFVIQPQLILLQKTLLHIEGLGRELYPELDLWKTAKPFMEKTMRERVAFQTLMDLWPGPKPVWLRHLPDLPDRVYRIVRDLGRGELAFTLRNPDFVKLEKQLQRQNKQRFWLTSAVSGSFMCLALLLLVPQLPMIFLSILAMGSAAAFLKAWWLTQ